One Salvia splendens isolate huo1 chromosome 22, SspV2, whole genome shotgun sequence DNA segment encodes these proteins:
- the LOC121786614 gene encoding vegetative cell wall protein gp1-like — protein MCFVGKATKIFVFIVAILVVTGIVLGFTLLRHHGIRKKSSDCSSDSCTETAPIVIPSPDSNPSLNPPATPNPPGSFNPPPPPSESSGSSVPDSPPPPPSDNSTPSIPDLSPPSPTAYPPPPAVVSVAPPPTFTPPNPVPAAPGPVNNS, from the coding sequence ATGTGCTTCGTCGGCAAAGCCACGAAGATCTTCGTCTTCATCGTCGCGATTCTCGTCGTCACCGGCATCGTCCTAGGGTTCACGCTGCTTCGGCATCACGGAATTCGCAAAAAATCGAGCGATTGCAGCTCAGATTCGTGCACGGAGACCGCTCCGATCGTCATCCCCTCTCCCGATTCCAATCCAAGCCTAAATCCGCCTGCTACTCCTAATCCTCCCGGCAGCTTcaatccgccgccgccgccgagtGAGAGCTCAGGCTCGAGTGTTCCGgattcgccgccgccgccgccgagtGATAATTCAACTCCTAGTATTCCAGATTTGTCTCCGCCTTCTCCGACGGCTTACCCGCCGCCTCCAGCAGTCGTCTCGGTGGCTCCGCCGCCGACATTTACTCCGCCTAATCCTGTACCGGCGGCGCCAGGTCCAGTGAATAATTCATAA
- the LOC121785959 gene encoding syntaxin-132-like — translation MNDLLTDSFVGDAKGNASRESDIEMGPRLPRSSSDVALESFHKQMQEVEKQVDKLSVLLQNLKEANEESKSVTKASSMKAIRKRMEKDVDEVGKIARGIKVKIETMNKDNLANRQKPGWGKGTAVDRSRTNMTNALTMKFRDLMTEFQTLRHRIEEEYREVVERRVVTVTGSRPDEETINTLIETGNSEQIFQQAMQQSGRGQVMNTLEEIQERHDAVKEIEKKLLDLHQIYLDMAVLVEAQGDILDNIESQVKNAVDHVTMGTDALQTAKDLQKKSRKCMMIAIILMLVIAIIIVLSILKPWKK, via the exons ATGAACGATCTTCTTACG GACTCGTTCGTTGGAGATGCCAAAGGCAACGCGTCTAGAGAATCCGACATAGAGATGGGCCCTCGGCTTCCTAGGAGTAGCTCTGATGTGGCTCTGGAATCCTTCCATAAGCAG ATGCAAGAGGTCGAGAAGCAGGTGGACAAGCTCTCCGTTTTGCTACAGAACCTTAAG GAAGCGAACGAGGAGTCAAAATCGGTTACAAAAGCATCTTCGATGAAAG CTATCAGGAAACGGATGGAGAAAGATGTCGATGAAGTGGGAAAGATAGCGCGCGGGATAAAAGTGAAAATCGAGACAATGAACAAAGAT AATTTAGCTAATCGGCAGAAGCCTGGCTGGGGAAAGGGAACGGCCGTTGATAGGTCAAGGACAAACATGACAAA CGCCTTGACGATGAAATTTAGAGACCTCATGACCGAGTTTCAG ACATTGAGACACAGGATTGAAGAGGAGTATCGCGAGGTTGTTGAGCGACGAGTAGTAACAG TTACTGGAAGTAGGCCGGACGAAGAG ACTATCAATACTCTCATTGAAACCGGAAATAGTGAACAGATATTCCAGCAAGCGATGCAACAATCCGGGCGCGGCCAG GTGATGAACACTTTGGAGGAGATTCAAGAGAGGCACGACGCTGTAAAGGAGATCGAGAAGAAGCTTCTCGACCTTCATCAG ATTTACCTAGATATGGCCGTGCTAGTCGAAGCTCAAGGAGACATTTTGGACAACATTGAGAGCCAG GTGAAAAACGCAGTGGATCATGTGACCATGGGTACGGATGCTCTGCAAACAGCAAAAGATCtgcaaaaaaaatcaagaaaatgcaTGATGATTGCCATAATTTTAATGTTGGTTATTGCAATAATTATCGTGCTTTCTATTCTCAAACCGTGGAAGAAATAG
- the LOC121786992 gene encoding vascular-related unknown protein 1-like isoform X1: MAMNSSINDKNIEEEEESGWTQYLEDFSCNRDSFISSSSMVSDAAWNGSSDTIKQLNLKKLNRRRKNTYEYDDALEDTASSPVHSPKVSTMMKQMEVNHRKMDEGQQSNSKNFLKPEREERNTKNIVIDNETSDQYMELRKRGLCLVPMSALINYIG, translated from the exons ATGGCGATGAACTCGTCGATCAACGACAAAAACatcgaggaggaggaagaaagTGGATGGACGCAGTATTTGGAGGACTTCTCTTGCAACAGGGACAGCTTCATAAGTAGCTCTTCTATGGTCTCGGACGCAGCGTGGAATGGCTCTTCAGACACAATTAAACAGTTGAATTTGAAGAAGTTGAATCGAAGAAGGAAAAATACGTATGAATACGATGATGCTTTGGAAGATACGGCTAGCTCTCCTGTTCATAGCCCTAAG GTAAGCACGATGATGAAGCAGATGGAGGTCAACCATAGAAAGATGGATgaa GGTCAGCAGTCAAATTCAAAGAATTTCTTGAAACCAGAAAGAGAAGAGAGAAATACGAAGAATATTGTTATTGACAATGAAACTAGCGATCAATATATGGAGCTAAGGAAGAGAGGATTATGTTTAGTGCCAATGTCAGCCTTGATTAACTATATTGGTTAA
- the LOC121787324 gene encoding glutamate receptor 3.4-like isoform X1 → MEGCEAARGAAVLLILCVFAAVGVVAQNGNSSVVNIGALYTFNSYIGMSLGPAISAAVEDVNSDSTILKDTKINLILQDTNCSGFVGTVEAMQIVGKQVVAALGPQSSGIAHVISHVVNELHVPLMSFATDPTLSSLQYPYFIRGVTNDDYQMQAIADLVEYFEWREVIAIFVDDDNGRNGISVLGDALSKKRARISYKAAFTPGAPRSDIDNLLVEVNLMESRVYVVHVNPDTGLDIFAVANRLGMMSKGYVWIATDWLPCVLDSKETIDPQTADLLQGVLALRHHTPDSDLKTRFSSRWGKFKNKEYPKFNSYALYAYDSVWLVARALDAFFRAGGNISFSDDPKLRDTKDSSLRLTSLQIFDQGPKLLQLLTSSNFTGLSGQVQFDSDKNLVRPAFDVLNIGGTGIRRIGYWSNHSRLSVIPPEKLYAERANKSDQFLYSVLWPGETTVKPRGWVFPNNGKPLQIAVPYRITYPDVVTKDKGPLGARGYCIDVFEAAVDLLPYAVPHQYIMYGDGKRNPSFGNLVSDVAQNKYDAAVGDMTITTNRTRMVDFTQPFMESGLVVLAPVKQVKSKPWSFLMPFSWQMWGVTGIFFLFVGTVVWILEHRTNTEFRGPPRQQIMTVFWFSFSTMFFAHRENTVSTLGRLVLILWLFVVLIINSSYTASLTSILTVQQLSSRVQGIDSLISSSDPIGIQDGSFAYNYLVNELNIAESRIRVMRSHDDYVRYLQIGPNKGGVAAIVDELPYVELFLASTKCQFSIVGREFTKSGWGFAFQRDSPLAIDLSTAILQLSENGELQRIHDKWLSKDTCSVQTNPIDDNRLSLKSFWGLFLICGIACFIALVVFFCRVCLQFSRYSSEVVQQNIEAAEPARPSRRILPTTSFKNLIDFVDKKETEIKELFRKNSGDSKRHPSQVGDGQGS, encoded by the exons ATGGAGGGCTGTGAAGCGGCGAGGGGGGCTGCGGTGTTGTTGATTTTGTGTGTGTTTGCTGCTGTGGGAGTGGTTGCCCAGAATGGGAATTCTAGTGTTGTGAATATTGGGGCTTTGTACACTTTCAATTCTTATATTGGGATGTCTTTGGGGCCTGCAATTTCTGCTGCTGTTGAAGATGTGAATTCTGATTCCACCATTTTGAAGGACACCAAAATCAATCTTATTTTGCAGGATACTAATTGCAGTGGCTTTGTTGGCACAGTTGaag CAATGCAGATTGTGGGGAAGCAAGTTGTTGCGGCGCTTGGTCCACAGTCGTCTGGGATAGCACATGTGATCTCCCATGTTGTTAACGAGCTTCACGTCCCGCTCATGTCATTTGCCACCGACCCCACTCTCTCGTCTCTGCAGTACCCCTACTTCATCCGTGGCGTGACTAATGATGACTACCAGATGCAGGCGATTGCTGATCTGGTCGAGTATTTCGAATGGAGGGAGGTGATTGCGATCTTTGTAGATGATGATAATGGCAGGAACGGGATTTCTGTATTGGGTGACGCACTGTCAAAGAAGCGGGCTAGGATTTCTTACAAGGCTGCGTTCACCCCGGGTGCTCCCAGGAGTGACATTGACAATTTGTTGGTCGAGGTGAACCTGATGGAGTCGCGGGTGTATGTTGTGCACGTGAATCCTGATACCGGTCTTGATATATTTGCAGTAGCAAACAGGCTCGGAATGATGAGCAAGGGCTATGTTTGGATTGCTACTGATTGGCTTCCTTGTGTTTTGGATTCCAAAGAAACGATTGATCCCCAAACCGCGGATCTTCTGCAGGGCGTGCTCGCGCTTCGTCACCATACTCCGGATTCTGATCTCAAGACAAGGTTCAGTTCTCGATGGGGGAAGTTCAAGAACAAAGAGTACCCGAAGTTCAATTCGTATGCTCTATATGCTTACGATTCTGTGTGGTTAGTAGCCCGGGCACTCGATGCTTTCTTTCGTGCAGGTGGGAATATCAGTTTCTCAGACGATCCAAAACTGCGCGACACCAAAGATAGCTCCCTCCGTTTGACGTCCCTCCAGATCTTTGACCAAGGCCCGAAGCTACTGCAGCTTCTCACTTCGTCAAACTTCACCGGTTTGAGTGGACAAGTTCAGTTCGACTCGGACAAGAACTTGGTCCGCCCTGCGTTCGATGTTCTCAACATCGGTGGAACTGGAATTCGGAGGATTGGTTATTGGTCGAATCACTCGAGACTGTCTGTCATTCCTCCGGAAAAACTATACGCAGAACGAGCCAACAAGAGTGACCAGTTTCTCTATAGTGTCCTATGGCCGGGTGAGACTACAGTAAAGCCTCGAGGATGGGTTTTTCCAAATAACGGGAAGCCTTTGCAGATCGCTGTGCCTTACAGGATAACATATCCAGATGTTGTGACGAAAGATAAAGGGCCATTGGGGGCCAGAGGCTACTGCATCGATGTATTTGAAGCTGCTGTCGACTTGTTGCCTTACGCAGTTCCTCACCAATATATCATGTACGGAGATGGTAAACGTAACCCCTCGTTTGGCAATCTTGTGAGCGACGTAGCACAAAAC AAATATGACGCAGCAGTTGGGGACATGACTATCACGACAAACAGGACGCGGATGGTGGACTTCACACAGCCTTTCATGGAATCCGGCCTTGTCGTGCTCGCCCCTGTCAAGCAGGTCAAATCCAAGCCGTGGTCATTCCTTATGCCGTTCAGTTGGCAAATGTGGGGTGTCACTGGCATCTTCTTTCTCTTTGTTGGAACTGTCGTTTGGATTCTTGAGCATCGGACAAATACTGAGTTCCGTGGCCCTCCGAGGCAACAGATCATGACGGTTTTCTG GTTTAGCTTCTCAACGATGTTTTTTGCACACA GAGAAAACACGGTGAGCACGCTGGGGCGTCTCGTCTTGATCCTGTGGCTCTTTGTGGTATTGATCATCAATTCAAGCTACACAGCTAGTTTGACATCCATCCTCACCGTGCAACAGCTCTCGTCGAGAGTTCAAGGAATCGACTCGTTGATCTCGAGCTCCGACCCTATCGGTATCCAAGATGGCTCGTTCGCATATAACTACCTTGTCAACGAGCTGAATATAGCTGAATCGAGAATCCGGGTGATGAGGAGCCACGACGACTACGTTCGCTACCTTCAAATAGGTCCGAACAAGGGTGGCGTCGCTGCCATTGTCGACGAGCTTCCTTATGTCGAGCTCTTCCTTGCCAGCACAAAGTGCCAATTCAGCATCGTCGGAAGAGAGTTCACCAAGAGCGGATGGGGATTC GCGTTCCAACGAGACTCGCCGCTCGCAATCGACCTCTCAACCGCGATCCTGCAGCTCTCTGAGAACGGAGAGCTGCAAAGGATCCACGACAAATGGCTGTCGAAGGACACATGCTCCGTCCAAACAAACCCCATAGACGACAACCGCCTCTCGCTGAAGAGCTTCTGGGGCCTCTTCCTCATATGCGGCATTGCTTGCTTCATTGCCTTGGTCGTCTTCTTCTGCAGAGTCTGCTTGCAGTTCAGCAGATACAGCAGCGAGGTGGTGCAGCAGAACATCGAGGCGGCCGAGCCAGCGCGGCCCAGCAGGCGCATCTTGCCCACGACGAGCTTCAAGAACCTCATCGATTTTGTCGACAAGAAAGAGACGGAGATAAAGGAGCTGTTTAGGAAGAATAGTGGGGATTCGAAGAGGCATCCGAGTCAAGTTGGTGATGGACAGGGCAGTTGA
- the LOC121787324 gene encoding glutamate receptor 3.4-like isoform X2 → MSFATDPTLSSLQYPYFIRGVTNDDYQMQAIADLVEYFEWREVIAIFVDDDNGRNGISVLGDALSKKRARISYKAAFTPGAPRSDIDNLLVEVNLMESRVYVVHVNPDTGLDIFAVANRLGMMSKGYVWIATDWLPCVLDSKETIDPQTADLLQGVLALRHHTPDSDLKTRFSSRWGKFKNKEYPKFNSYALYAYDSVWLVARALDAFFRAGGNISFSDDPKLRDTKDSSLRLTSLQIFDQGPKLLQLLTSSNFTGLSGQVQFDSDKNLVRPAFDVLNIGGTGIRRIGYWSNHSRLSVIPPEKLYAERANKSDQFLYSVLWPGETTVKPRGWVFPNNGKPLQIAVPYRITYPDVVTKDKGPLGARGYCIDVFEAAVDLLPYAVPHQYIMYGDGKRNPSFGNLVSDVAQNKYDAAVGDMTITTNRTRMVDFTQPFMESGLVVLAPVKQVKSKPWSFLMPFSWQMWGVTGIFFLFVGTVVWILEHRTNTEFRGPPRQQIMTVFWFSFSTMFFAHRENTVSTLGRLVLILWLFVVLIINSSYTASLTSILTVQQLSSRVQGIDSLISSSDPIGIQDGSFAYNYLVNELNIAESRIRVMRSHDDYVRYLQIGPNKGGVAAIVDELPYVELFLASTKCQFSIVGREFTKSGWGFAFQRDSPLAIDLSTAILQLSENGELQRIHDKWLSKDTCSVQTNPIDDNRLSLKSFWGLFLICGIACFIALVVFFCRVCLQFSRYSSEVVQQNIEAAEPARPSRRILPTTSFKNLIDFVDKKETEIKELFRKNSGDSKRHPSQVGDGQGS, encoded by the exons ATGTCATTTGCCACCGACCCCACTCTCTCGTCTCTGCAGTACCCCTACTTCATCCGTGGCGTGACTAATGATGACTACCAGATGCAGGCGATTGCTGATCTGGTCGAGTATTTCGAATGGAGGGAGGTGATTGCGATCTTTGTAGATGATGATAATGGCAGGAACGGGATTTCTGTATTGGGTGACGCACTGTCAAAGAAGCGGGCTAGGATTTCTTACAAGGCTGCGTTCACCCCGGGTGCTCCCAGGAGTGACATTGACAATTTGTTGGTCGAGGTGAACCTGATGGAGTCGCGGGTGTATGTTGTGCACGTGAATCCTGATACCGGTCTTGATATATTTGCAGTAGCAAACAGGCTCGGAATGATGAGCAAGGGCTATGTTTGGATTGCTACTGATTGGCTTCCTTGTGTTTTGGATTCCAAAGAAACGATTGATCCCCAAACCGCGGATCTTCTGCAGGGCGTGCTCGCGCTTCGTCACCATACTCCGGATTCTGATCTCAAGACAAGGTTCAGTTCTCGATGGGGGAAGTTCAAGAACAAAGAGTACCCGAAGTTCAATTCGTATGCTCTATATGCTTACGATTCTGTGTGGTTAGTAGCCCGGGCACTCGATGCTTTCTTTCGTGCAGGTGGGAATATCAGTTTCTCAGACGATCCAAAACTGCGCGACACCAAAGATAGCTCCCTCCGTTTGACGTCCCTCCAGATCTTTGACCAAGGCCCGAAGCTACTGCAGCTTCTCACTTCGTCAAACTTCACCGGTTTGAGTGGACAAGTTCAGTTCGACTCGGACAAGAACTTGGTCCGCCCTGCGTTCGATGTTCTCAACATCGGTGGAACTGGAATTCGGAGGATTGGTTATTGGTCGAATCACTCGAGACTGTCTGTCATTCCTCCGGAAAAACTATACGCAGAACGAGCCAACAAGAGTGACCAGTTTCTCTATAGTGTCCTATGGCCGGGTGAGACTACAGTAAAGCCTCGAGGATGGGTTTTTCCAAATAACGGGAAGCCTTTGCAGATCGCTGTGCCTTACAGGATAACATATCCAGATGTTGTGACGAAAGATAAAGGGCCATTGGGGGCCAGAGGCTACTGCATCGATGTATTTGAAGCTGCTGTCGACTTGTTGCCTTACGCAGTTCCTCACCAATATATCATGTACGGAGATGGTAAACGTAACCCCTCGTTTGGCAATCTTGTGAGCGACGTAGCACAAAAC AAATATGACGCAGCAGTTGGGGACATGACTATCACGACAAACAGGACGCGGATGGTGGACTTCACACAGCCTTTCATGGAATCCGGCCTTGTCGTGCTCGCCCCTGTCAAGCAGGTCAAATCCAAGCCGTGGTCATTCCTTATGCCGTTCAGTTGGCAAATGTGGGGTGTCACTGGCATCTTCTTTCTCTTTGTTGGAACTGTCGTTTGGATTCTTGAGCATCGGACAAATACTGAGTTCCGTGGCCCTCCGAGGCAACAGATCATGACGGTTTTCTG GTTTAGCTTCTCAACGATGTTTTTTGCACACA GAGAAAACACGGTGAGCACGCTGGGGCGTCTCGTCTTGATCCTGTGGCTCTTTGTGGTATTGATCATCAATTCAAGCTACACAGCTAGTTTGACATCCATCCTCACCGTGCAACAGCTCTCGTCGAGAGTTCAAGGAATCGACTCGTTGATCTCGAGCTCCGACCCTATCGGTATCCAAGATGGCTCGTTCGCATATAACTACCTTGTCAACGAGCTGAATATAGCTGAATCGAGAATCCGGGTGATGAGGAGCCACGACGACTACGTTCGCTACCTTCAAATAGGTCCGAACAAGGGTGGCGTCGCTGCCATTGTCGACGAGCTTCCTTATGTCGAGCTCTTCCTTGCCAGCACAAAGTGCCAATTCAGCATCGTCGGAAGAGAGTTCACCAAGAGCGGATGGGGATTC GCGTTCCAACGAGACTCGCCGCTCGCAATCGACCTCTCAACCGCGATCCTGCAGCTCTCTGAGAACGGAGAGCTGCAAAGGATCCACGACAAATGGCTGTCGAAGGACACATGCTCCGTCCAAACAAACCCCATAGACGACAACCGCCTCTCGCTGAAGAGCTTCTGGGGCCTCTTCCTCATATGCGGCATTGCTTGCTTCATTGCCTTGGTCGTCTTCTTCTGCAGAGTCTGCTTGCAGTTCAGCAGATACAGCAGCGAGGTGGTGCAGCAGAACATCGAGGCGGCCGAGCCAGCGCGGCCCAGCAGGCGCATCTTGCCCACGACGAGCTTCAAGAACCTCATCGATTTTGTCGACAAGAAAGAGACGGAGATAAAGGAGCTGTTTAGGAAGAATAGTGGGGATTCGAAGAGGCATCCGAGTCAAGTTGGTGATGGACAGGGCAGTTGA
- the LOC121786992 gene encoding vascular-related unknown protein 1-like isoform X2, whose translation MAMNSSINDKNIEEEEESGWTQYLEDFSCNRDSFISSSSMVSDAAWNGSSDTIKQLNLKKLNRRRKNTYEYDDALEDTASSPVHSPKVSTMMKQMEVNHRKMDESNSKNFLKPEREERNTKNIVIDNETSDQYMELRKRGLCLVPMSALINYIG comes from the exons ATGGCGATGAACTCGTCGATCAACGACAAAAACatcgaggaggaggaagaaagTGGATGGACGCAGTATTTGGAGGACTTCTCTTGCAACAGGGACAGCTTCATAAGTAGCTCTTCTATGGTCTCGGACGCAGCGTGGAATGGCTCTTCAGACACAATTAAACAGTTGAATTTGAAGAAGTTGAATCGAAGAAGGAAAAATACGTATGAATACGATGATGCTTTGGAAGATACGGCTAGCTCTCCTGTTCATAGCCCTAAG GTAAGCACGATGATGAAGCAGATGGAGGTCAACCATAGAAAGATGGATgaa TCAAATTCAAAGAATTTCTTGAAACCAGAAAGAGAAGAGAGAAATACGAAGAATATTGTTATTGACAATGAAACTAGCGATCAATATATGGAGCTAAGGAAGAGAGGATTATGTTTAGTGCCAATGTCAGCCTTGATTAACTATATTGGTTAA
- the LOC121786992 gene encoding vascular-related unknown protein 1-like isoform X3, translated as MAMNSSINDKNIEEEEESGWTQYLEDFSCNRDSFISSSSMVSDAAWNGSSDTIKQLNLKKLNRRRKNTYEYDDALEDTASSPVHSPKVSTMMKQMEGQQSNSKNFLKPEREERNTKNIVIDNETSDQYMELRKRGLCLVPMSALINYIG; from the exons ATGGCGATGAACTCGTCGATCAACGACAAAAACatcgaggaggaggaagaaagTGGATGGACGCAGTATTTGGAGGACTTCTCTTGCAACAGGGACAGCTTCATAAGTAGCTCTTCTATGGTCTCGGACGCAGCGTGGAATGGCTCTTCAGACACAATTAAACAGTTGAATTTGAAGAAGTTGAATCGAAGAAGGAAAAATACGTATGAATACGATGATGCTTTGGAAGATACGGCTAGCTCTCCTGTTCATAGCCCTAAG GTAAGCACGATGATGAAGCAGATGGAG GGTCAGCAGTCAAATTCAAAGAATTTCTTGAAACCAGAAAGAGAAGAGAGAAATACGAAGAATATTGTTATTGACAATGAAACTAGCGATCAATATATGGAGCTAAGGAAGAGAGGATTATGTTTAGTGCCAATGTCAGCCTTGATTAACTATATTGGTTAA
- the LOC121786992 gene encoding vascular-related unknown protein 1-like isoform X4 has protein sequence MAMNSSINDKNIEEEEESGWTQYLEDFSCNRDSFISSSSMVSDAAWNGSSDTIKQLNLKKLNRRRKNTYEYDDALEDTASSPVHSPKGQQSNSKNFLKPEREERNTKNIVIDNETSDQYMELRKRGLCLVPMSALINYIG, from the exons ATGGCGATGAACTCGTCGATCAACGACAAAAACatcgaggaggaggaagaaagTGGATGGACGCAGTATTTGGAGGACTTCTCTTGCAACAGGGACAGCTTCATAAGTAGCTCTTCTATGGTCTCGGACGCAGCGTGGAATGGCTCTTCAGACACAATTAAACAGTTGAATTTGAAGAAGTTGAATCGAAGAAGGAAAAATACGTATGAATACGATGATGCTTTGGAAGATACGGCTAGCTCTCCTGTTCATAGCCCTAAG GGTCAGCAGTCAAATTCAAAGAATTTCTTGAAACCAGAAAGAGAAGAGAGAAATACGAAGAATATTGTTATTGACAATGAAACTAGCGATCAATATATGGAGCTAAGGAAGAGAGGATTATGTTTAGTGCCAATGTCAGCCTTGATTAACTATATTGGTTAA
- the LOC121786466 gene encoding peroxisome biogenesis protein 22-like: protein MADNAQDDLLQLIKRVGAFLSLKFPRNLDSRSVGAIAGLAFALVFTWRLLRAPSEPQRRQSKRQAPSASSSGVRSAETVNVSSAGVINPAEDSRTQNAIDEFFQPVKPTLGQIVRQRLSEGRKVTCRLLGVILEENTPEELQKQATVRSSVLEVLLEITKFCDLYLMERVLDDESEKKVLEALKDAGVFTSGGLVKDKVLFCGTENGRTSFVRQLEPDWHIDSNPEITTQLARFIKYQLHVSSVKLKRPASNVFTAPSLEQFFGCV from the exons ATGGCTGATAATGCCCAGGACGATCTTCTGCAGTTGATCAAACGTGTTGGAGCTTTCCTCTCTCTCAAGTTTCCCCGCAACCTG GATTCTAGATCAGTTGGGGCCATAGCAGGGCTAGCGTTTGCTCTAGTGTTCACTTGGAGATTATTGAGAGCACCTAGTGAACCTCAAAGAAGGCAATCAAAACGGCAAGCTCCGTCAGCGAGTAGTTCTGGTGTTCGTAGTGCCGAGACAGTAAATGTTTCGTCTGCGGGGGTTATCAATCCTGCAGAGGATTCGAGAACTCAGAATGCTATCGATGAGTTCTTTCAGCCTGTTAAA CCAACCCTTGGACAAATTGTTAGGCAAAGATTGAGTGAAGGAAGGAAG GTAACATGTAGGTTGCTTGGAGTTATTCTCGAGGAGAACACTCCCGAGGAACTACAG AAGCAAGCAACTGTAAGATCATCTGTGCTGGAGGTGCTGCTTGAGATCACAAAATTTTGTGACCTTTATCTGATGGAAAGGGTGCTTGATGATgagagtgaa AAGAAAGTCCTTGAGGCCCTGAAAGATGCTGGCGTTTTTACATCAGGTGGTTTAGTCAAAGATAAG GTTCTTTTCTGCGGCACGGAGAATGGACGGACATCTTTTGTCAGACAGTTGGAACCAGATTGGCACATAGACTCGAATCCTGAAATTACTACCCAGTTAGCT AGATTCATAAAATATCAGCTTCACGTCTCATCTGTCAAGCTCAAACGACCTGCCTCTAATGTCTTTACAGCGCCATCCTTGGAACAATTCTTTGGATGTGTCTAA